The sequence TGATCCATAGGCGCAGAAGTTCGATATCGTCCGTGCTCAAAGTACCATTGCCCGTGGGCATCGCGCCGCCGGCAATCTCGACTCCTTCGGGATCCAGTTTGGCGAGAACTTTCAGATAGAGATAGCTGTCCATCGGTGTTCCGGGTTCGATCAAGTCGAGGTCGAAAGTTTGCGACGGGATCTCATGAATATTCGCCCACGCGACTTCCGGGCTCAGGTCGAGTCCCGCGGCTGCATTGGATCCGTGACAGGGCCCGTCGGCACACTGCTGCTGCACGAAGATTTGCTCGTAGATGCCTTCCCAAGTGCTTTCGTAGGTGTTGATCTCGTCACACTCTTCAGGACTGTCGGTAGGCTCAGGCTCAGGCGTCGGCTCGGGTGTGGATTCTCCGGTTGGTTCCGGGGTGGGCATCGGGAGGAGCGGCATCCCGTTGTCCGAGGACCCCCCACCGCAACCGCTGATGATCAGCAGCAAGGCGATGAGAGCGCCTGCAGTAACTCTTGCGATGGGAGTTTTCTGTGGATGAGCCATCCAGAGATCATGTACAATGCCGACTACGGTGGCAAGCCCTAACTCAAGTGACGTCAAATCAAGGTTTTTCTCCGATTATGGGTCACGAATTCAGGATTCGCTCACCTGAATTTTATCGTCGACGTGAAGCCTGAGGCCTTTTTCGGCATGGCCGTTGCGGATCGCGATTTCGAGGTAGCCATCACTGCCGATCAAGGCGAGCGGTTCACCTTCAGCGACCTCCCCGTAAGTGCGGCACAGGGCAACGACGGTTTCGCTCCGAGGAAGTTGCGCCGCGCAGGCATCGGGAAGGTCCTCTCTGCGAAGATTCGTGATGGCGTTTCCGAAATGATCGAAGAGCAGGATGGTGCCCTCGATGCGGTTGCCGCGGCGCAAGGGATGCGGTCGCGGCAAGGGTAGGGGCTCGTATCGTGGACCTGTTTGATGCGGGGAAAGCGAACCGCTGGCAAGGGCGGCGGCGATCGGGGCAAAGAGATCGCGGCCGTGAAACGTTGGCGCGAGATCTACCGGCAAAAAGGGTTCCGTGTCGGGATTTCTCTCGATCTGATGGCAATGGAATGGTCCCAGCCTATCCAGAGTTGGGCCGAGAACGCCATTATCAGGAGCCACGAAGCATTGGCCACCAGCCACAGCCACCAGGGCGCGTCGATCGGTTCCGACGCCCGGGTCCACGACCACCATATGGACGGTCCCCTTCGGCCAATAGGGCGCTGCTGCCGACATTGTGGTGGCGCCGTGAATGATGTTCTGCGGCGGTATCCCGTGCGCGATATTCTCGATCCGAAGTCGAGCATCGTGATTCAGAATCATGCCCTTCATCGCGCCCACATAGCCATCGGTCGTGCCGAAGTCCGTGGTCATGGTGACCAGGCCGCAGGGATGAAAGAGAGATGGCGGGTCGGTGGAGGCGGTCATGGCTTCAGCTTCAGCCGTGCGGCGGCTCTCTGTCAACCACCATTCCCTGGCGCCGGGCCCGCCTCAGAAGCGGTAGGAGAGTTCCGCGCCCCAGGTCGCGGGTTGGCCCCAGAAGCGAATGGCAGTTCCCCAGGAGGACACTGTCGCCGGCATCGACCATTGCAGATATTCCGTCCCGGTGACGTTCTGTCCCCAGAAGGCAAACTGGGCTCGATCGTCGAGGAAATCGTAGCTGAGCCGGAGGTGCAGCAGGTGGTAGGCCGGTTGATTCGAGCTCCAGACCTCAGGCCCTTCGAAATGGAAGGCACTCTGGTAGCTCCAATCGAAGCGCGGGGTAATCCAGCCGTCCAGCCAGGCTGGTCCGGGAAGATCGATCGGTAGCGCATATTGCATCGATAGATGGGTTTGCAGGTGAGGGCTGAAAGGGAAGGTCTCGCCCGCGCGACTGATCGGCTGGCCATCCAATTGACTGGGTGCGTCGGGGAAGTCGGCATAGACAGCATCGAGCAGTCCCATCGAGCCGCTCACGCGGAATCCGTCGATGGGTAGCGCCATGAACTCCCATTCGATTCCGCGGGTGGTTGCTCGCGCCGCATTCATCGTCACCTGCACGATATTCGGAATAATCTCACCCTCTTCGCTGAGATCCTGCAATTGCGTGACCTGGATATCATCATAGAGGCCGACGAAGCCCGCGATATTCATGGTCAGCCGCTGATCCCAGAGAATCGATTTGAAACCGAT is a genomic window of Candidatus Binatia bacterium containing:
- a CDS encoding SAM-dependent chlorinase/fluorinase, translated to MTESRRTAEAEAMTASTDPPSLFHPCGLVTMTTDFGTTDGYVGAMKGMILNHDARLRIENIAHGIPPQNIIHGATTMSAAAPYWPKGTVHMVVVDPGVGTDRRALVAVAGGQCFVAPDNGVLGPTLDRLGPFHCHQIERNPDTEPFLPVDLAPTFHGRDLFAPIAAALASGSLSPHQTGPRYEPLPLPRPHPLRRGNRIEGTILLFDHFGNAITNLRREDLPDACAAQLPRSETVVALCRTYGEVAEGEPLALIGSDGYLEIAIRNGHAEKGLRLHVDDKIQVSES